In Methanocaldococcus lauensis, a single genomic region encodes these proteins:
- a CDS encoding bifunctional fructose-bisphosphatase/inositol-phosphate phosphatase — protein MKWDEIGKNIAKEIESSILKYFGKKEKSYVVGKSPSGDDTEIFDKISEDIALKFLKPLNVNIVSEEIGIIDNGSEWTVVIDPVDGSFNFINGIPFFAFCFGVYKNNKPYYGLTYEFITKSFYEAYYKKGSYLNGEKIKVKEFNPNDITISYYPNNKTDINKLRDKVKRVRIFGAFGLEMCYVAKGSLDAVLDIRPKVRAVDIASSYIICKEAGALITDENGKELKFKLNATDRLNIIVANSKEMLNMILETLQK, from the coding sequence ATGAAATGGGATGAAATTGGAAAAAATATTGCTAAGGAAATTGAGAGTTCAATATTAAAGTATTTTGGGAAAAAAGAGAAATCTTATGTTGTTGGAAAATCTCCGAGTGGTGATGATACAGAAATTTTTGATAAAATAAGTGAAGATATTGCCTTAAAGTTTTTGAAACCTTTGAATGTAAATATTGTTAGTGAAGAAATTGGAATTATAGATAATGGTAGTGAATGGACTGTTGTTATAGACCCAGTTGATGGTTCATTTAATTTTATAAATGGAATTCCATTCTTTGCCTTTTGTTTTGGGGTTTATAAGAATAATAAACCTTACTATGGATTAACATATGAATTTATAACTAAAAGCTTTTATGAGGCATATTATAAAAAAGGAAGTTATTTAAATGGAGAAAAAATTAAAGTTAAAGAATTCAACCCTAATGACATAACTATAAGTTACTATCCTAATAATAAAACAGATATTAATAAATTAAGAGATAAAGTTAAAAGAGTTAGAATATTTGGGGCATTTGGTTTAGAGATGTGTTATGTGGCAAAAGGTTCCTTAGACGCTGTTTTAGATATAAGACCAAAAGTTAGAGCAGTTGATATTGCCTCCTCATATATAATATGTAAGGAGGCAGGAGCATTAATAACTGACGAAAATGGAAAAGAACTTAAATTTAAATTAAATGCAACAGATAGATTAAATATTATTGTAGCAAATAGTAAGGAAATGTTAAATATGATATTGGAAACATTACAAAAATAA
- a CDS encoding IS200/IS605 family accessory protein TnpB-related protein: MRNKIPNQIVLAYKINHNYDLNNFLIDFLNLSQKAVDIIWNNIHWKEKVVKHRYKIGNNYKYYSTVRLIPEIPKDKDFKRELRRRLLNGWNYASHYIDAAIKVAYSTIDSWKSNYLKGLRKRIKPIFKRPFIRVKTTLIKYDKNKGEIRITIKPRKEYLILNIKDEWFFDKVKDWEIGEIILKENSAYIAFKQSLNHSNREIIVGVDSNLKSLDIYHPIEGWIRVDLSELHRIKEVYDSILDRLKSIYKKSPKRIGKLLEKYLNRRKNRVKDFINKLTTQLSRLFHSAIFIFEDLNKFNMYDKNSKFHRELDRTSWKSIAKQLEYKSLVLYVNPHYTSKTCPVCGSKMESQEGQVVYCPNCKKSFNRQLVGSFNIFKRGIKLIKKLKGGVGVPVSGAEVDDMLPYEPRGEVKLMTPNPDVVYTVNLNGKYLKCL, encoded by the coding sequence ATGAGGAATAAAATCCCCAACCAAATCGTTCTGGCATATAAGATAAATCACAATTATGATTTAAATAATTTTCTAATCGATTTTTTAAATCTATCTCAAAAGGCAGTTGATATTATCTGGAACAATATCCATTGGAAAGAAAAAGTAGTTAAACATCGGTATAAAATCGGAAATAATTATAAATACTACTCTACCGTTCGGTTAATCCCAGAAATTCCCAAAGATAAAGATTTTAAGAGGGAGTTAAGGAGAAGATTATTAAACGGTTGGAATTATGCTTCCCATTATATCGATGCGGCTATTAAAGTCGCTTATTCAACAATAGATAGTTGGAAATCGAATTATTTAAAGGGATTAAGAAAAAGAATTAAACCAATATTTAAAAGACCCTTCATTAGAGTTAAAACTACTTTAATAAAATACGATAAAAACAAAGGAGAGATAAGAATAACGATAAAACCGAGAAAGGAATATTTAATTTTAAACATTAAAGATGAATGGTTTTTCGATAAGGTTAAAGATTGGGAGATTGGAGAAATTATTTTGAAGGAGAACTCTGCCTATATAGCTTTCAAACAATCTTTAAACCATTCGAATAGAGAAATAATTGTCGGAGTTGATAGCAATCTAAAATCTCTCGATATATATCATCCAATTGAAGGATGGATTAGAGTTGATTTATCCGAACTCCATAGAATTAAAGAGGTTTATGATTCAATTCTCGATAGATTAAAATCTATTTATAAAAAATCTCCTAAACGAATAGGGAAGCTATTGGAAAAATACCTAAATAGAAGAAAAAATCGAGTTAAAGATTTTATTAATAAATTAACTACTCAATTGTCTCGTTTATTCCATAGTGCTATTTTTATCTTCGAAGACCTAAATAAGTTCAATATGTACGATAAAAATTCGAAATTTCATAGAGAATTAGATAGAACGAGTTGGAAGAGTATTGCTAAACAGTTAGAATATAAAAGTTTAGTTCTCTATGTAAATCCACACTACACATCAAAAACCTGTCCCGTATGCGGGAGTAAAATGGAGTCCCAAGAGGGGCAGGTCGTTTATTGTCCGAATTGTAAAAAATCATTTAATAGACAGTTAGTAGGCTCTTTTAACATCTTTAAAAGAGGGATTAAATTAATTAAAAAATTGAAAGGCGGAGTTGGGGTTCCCGTGTCTGGGGCGGAGGTTGATGATATGCTCCCCTATGAACCCAGAGGGGAGGTGAAACTCATGACGCCCAATCCCGATGTAGTCTATACCGTCAATCTCAACGGTAAATATTTAAAATGTCTATAA
- a CDS encoding IGHMBP2 family helicase: protein MNLIDLYVKKFMKLIEIERKCEMDFHKNEIIRLGKKRENVGRAILNLKGKFLGESLGCTIVRFGRKKSFKTEISPGDVVLISKDNPLESDLYANVIYVGKNFIDVAFDVDVPKWVYKERVRIDLYVNDITFKRMKEALREFAKKRDKLAYIILGIEHPEKPLREDIELEFYDKSLNESQKLAVKKAVLSKDLYLIHGPPGTGKTRTLTEVIVQEVRFNKHKVLATADSNIAADNILEYLVKKYPDLKVVRIGHPTRISKDLIQHSLPYLIENHEKYQEILSLRKKIKEIKEDRDKFLKPSPRWRRGMSDEQILKVAKRRKDYRGIPKEKIISMAEWIIRNKKIKKIINNLEDITEKIVNEILSEADVIVATNSMAGSEILKGWEFDVVVIDEGSQAMEPSCLIPIVKGKKLIMAGDHKQLPPTVLSENDELKKTLFERLIKKYPEFSSILEIQYRMNEKIMEFPNRMFYDNKLKADESVKNITLLDLVKEEEVDEEDRDIINEIPVQFINVDGLERRDKESPSYYNIEEAEKVLEVVKKLLKYKIPTSVITPYDAQVRFLRKLFEENNLDVEVNTVDGFQGRENEAIVISFVRTKNFGFLKDLRRLNVAITRAKRKLILIGNENLLKTDEVYNEMIKWGSSRCRER from the coding sequence ATGAATTTAATAGATTTGTATGTAAAGAAGTTTATGAAGTTAATTGAAATTGAAAGGAAGTGTGAAATGGATTTTCATAAAAATGAGATAATTAGGTTAGGAAAAAAGAGAGAAAATGTAGGAAGGGCTATTTTAAATTTAAAAGGAAAATTCTTAGGAGAAAGTTTAGGTTGCACAATTGTAAGGTTTGGTAGAAAAAAAAGCTTTAAAACAGAAATATCTCCGGGAGATGTTGTCTTAATAAGTAAAGATAACCCTTTGGAGAGTGATTTATACGCTAATGTCATTTATGTAGGAAAAAACTTTATAGATGTTGCCTTTGATGTAGATGTTCCAAAGTGGGTTTATAAAGAAAGAGTTAGAATTGACTTATATGTCAATGACATTACATTTAAGAGAATGAAAGAGGCTTTGAGAGAATTTGCAAAAAAGAGAGATAAATTAGCATATATAATTTTAGGTATAGAACATCCAGAAAAACCTTTGAGAGAAGATATTGAATTAGAATTTTATGATAAAAGTTTAAATGAATCTCAAAAGTTGGCTGTTAAAAAAGCAGTTTTAAGTAAAGATTTATATTTAATACATGGCCCTCCGGGAACTGGAAAAACGAGAACTTTAACTGAGGTTATTGTTCAGGAGGTTAGATTTAATAAACATAAGGTTTTAGCTACTGCTGACTCAAACATTGCGGCAGATAACATTTTGGAATATTTAGTTAAAAAATATCCTGACTTAAAGGTTGTTAGAATAGGACATCCTACAAGAATTTCAAAAGATTTAATTCAACATTCATTACCTTACTTAATTGAAAATCACGAAAAATATCAAGAAATTTTATCTTTAAGAAAAAAAATCAAAGAAATTAAAGAAGATAGAGATAAATTTTTAAAACCATCTCCAAGATGGAGAAGGGGAATGAGTGATGAACAGATATTAAAAGTAGCTAAGAGAAGAAAAGATTATAGAGGAATTCCTAAAGAAAAAATTATCAGTATGGCAGAGTGGATTATAAGAAATAAAAAAATTAAAAAAATAATCAATAATTTAGAAGATATTACTGAAAAAATTGTAAATGAAATTTTAAGTGAGGCAGATGTTATTGTTGCAACAAACTCAATGGCTGGCTCAGAAATATTAAAAGGATGGGAGTTTGATGTTGTAGTTATTGATGAAGGAAGCCAAGCGATGGAGCCTTCCTGTTTAATACCAATAGTTAAAGGAAAAAAATTAATTATGGCTGGAGATCATAAACAGTTGCCACCAACAGTTTTAAGTGAGAATGATGAATTAAAAAAGACTTTATTTGAAAGATTAATAAAAAAATATCCTGAATTTTCATCTATATTGGAAATTCAATATAGGATGAATGAGAAAATTATGGAGTTTCCAAATAGAATGTTTTATGACAATAAATTAAAGGCAGATGAGAGCGTTAAAAACATTACATTATTGGATTTAGTCAAAGAGGAAGAAGTTGATGAGGAAGATAGAGATATTATAAATGAAATTCCAGTTCAGTTTATAAATGTTGATGGTTTAGAAAGGAGAGATAAGGAATCTCCTTCTTACTACAATATAGAAGAGGCAGAGAAGGTTTTAGAAGTTGTTAAAAAACTTTTGAAGTATAAAATTCCTACAAGTGTGATTACTCCCTACGATGCCCAAGTTAGATTTTTGAGAAAGTTGTTCGAAGAGAATAATTTAGATGTAGAAGTTAATACGGTAGATGGATTTCAAGGTAGGGAGAATGAGGCAATTGTTATATCATTTGTAAGAACAAAAAATTTTGGATTTTTAAAAGATTTGAGAAGGTTAAATGTGGCTATAACAAGAGCTAAGAGGAAATTGATTTTAATAGGTAATGAGAATTTGTTAAAAACTGATGAAGTTTATAATGAAATGATTAAGTGGGGGTCTTCCCGATGTAGAGAAAGATAG
- a CDS encoding preprotein translocase subunit SecD, which translates to MDIKKLLKDRKILLLILSLTISIFLIAFNGLQFGVDLSGGTVIVLKSDRPMNDQEMQLTVNIIKQRLDANGLSNVVVYPRGNDEIVVIIPKSSDTDRIIKILKHQGVLIAKIDNVTVYTGKDVKNVYPPTKVPTESGWAYGVQFELSLDAAKKFAEIAKGKAYHKVYIYFDGKLISAPVLSPGLTDGRPHPQQVITLGQYPPTKEEKDEAMVLYTALKSGALPVKLNVEYTYVVSPEFGKEFLKGTFIALLLAFVAVGIIVGIRYRQIKIAIPILITCISEIIIILGFASLIKWKLDIPSIAGIIAAVGTGVDNQIVITDETLKGRKIKASIKRAFFIIFASAATSIAAMLPLFVLGVGMLKGFAITTIAGVLIGIFITRPAFARIIEEMFKKF; encoded by the coding sequence ATGGATATTAAAAAACTACTGAAAGATAGAAAAATACTACTATTAATATTATCTCTTACAATCTCAATATTTCTTATAGCATTTAACGGGCTACAGTTTGGAGTTGATTTAAGTGGTGGAACAGTTATTGTTTTAAAGTCAGATAGACCTATGAACGATCAAGAAATGCAATTAACTGTAAATATTATTAAACAAAGATTGGATGCTAATGGTCTGAGTAATGTTGTAGTGTATCCAAGAGGTAATGATGAAATAGTTGTTATAATACCTAAAAGTTCAGATACTGATAGAATAATTAAAATACTTAAACATCAAGGGGTTTTAATAGCAAAAATTGACAATGTAACAGTATATACTGGGAAAGATGTTAAAAATGTATATCCTCCAACTAAAGTTCCTACAGAATCTGGATGGGCTTATGGTGTGCAGTTTGAATTATCTTTGGATGCAGCTAAGAAATTTGCTGAAATTGCCAAAGGAAAGGCATATCACAAAGTATATATATACTTCGATGGAAAGTTAATCTCTGCACCAGTATTATCTCCAGGTTTAACTGATGGAAGACCACATCCTCAGCAGGTTATTACTCTTGGGCAATATCCTCCTACTAAGGAGGAAAAAGACGAAGCTATGGTTTTATATACAGCATTAAAATCTGGAGCCTTACCTGTAAAATTAAATGTTGAATATACTTATGTAGTTTCTCCAGAATTTGGTAAAGAGTTTTTAAAAGGAACATTTATTGCCTTATTATTGGCATTTGTTGCAGTTGGTATAATAGTTGGTATAAGATATAGACAGATAAAAATTGCCATTCCAATTTTAATAACATGTATCTCAGAGATAATTATTATATTAGGATTTGCATCTCTAATTAAGTGGAAATTAGATATTCCGTCAATTGCAGGTATTATTGCGGCTGTTGGTACCGGAGTAGATAACCAAATAGTTATAACAGATGAGACATTAAAAGGTAGAAAAATAAAAGCAAGTATCAAGAGGGCGTTCTTTATAATATTTGCCTCGGCGGCAACATCAATAGCAGCAATGCTTCCTTTATTCGTGCTTGGAGTAGGTATGTTAAAAGGTTTTGCTATAACAACAATTGCAGGAGTTTTAATTGGAATATTTATAACAAGACCTGCGTTTGCAAGAATTATTGAGGAGATGTTTAAAAAATTTTAG
- a CDS encoding SemiSWEET transporter — MVIIMDNLIDISIIGYIAGTLTTFASLPQLIKSLKEKDMSNISLTFVITFTTGLSLWLVYGILRNDYPIIVFNILSLMFWIPITYLKIKDTLKKRKLS, encoded by the coding sequence ATGGTGATAATTATGGATAATCTTATTGACATTTCAATTATTGGATACATTGCTGGAACTTTAACGACCTTTGCCTCTCTACCTCAACTAATAAAATCTTTGAAAGAGAAAGATATGAGTAACATCTCATTGACATTTGTAATAACATTTACTACTGGATTATCTCTTTGGTTAGTGTATGGAATATTAAGAAATGATTATCCAATAATAGTATTTAACATTTTATCTTTAATGTTTTGGATACCTATAACTTATTTAAAAATAAAGGATACTCTGAAGAAAAGAAAACTTAGTTAG
- a CDS encoding class I SAM-dependent methyltransferase, producing the protein MHYFSECPTTKSEIKIIEDILRGKKLKFKTDSGVFSHSKVDKGTKILIENVEVNKDDNILDLGCGYGVIGISLADEVKSVTMVDINRRALKLAKENIKLNNLENHNIKVIYSDLYENIKNCKFDKIITNPPIRAGKEVLHRIVKEGKEMLKDRGELWVVIQTKQGAKSLAKFMEEVFGNVETVTIKGGYRVLKSVKNLK; encoded by the coding sequence ATGCACTATTTTTCTGAATGCCCTACTACAAAATCAGAAATTAAAATTATTGAAGATATATTAAGAGGCAAAAAATTGAAATTTAAAACTGACTCTGGCGTTTTTTCTCATAGTAAGGTAGATAAAGGAACTAAAATTTTGATTGAAAATGTGGAAGTTAATAAAGATGATAATATCTTAGATTTGGGTTGTGGTTATGGAGTTATTGGAATATCTTTGGCTGACGAAGTAAAGTCAGTTACGATGGTAGATATAAATAGGAGGGCTTTAAAATTAGCTAAAGAAAATATAAAGTTAAATAATTTAGAAAATCACAATATAAAAGTTATTTACAGTGACTTATATGAAAATATTAAAAACTGTAAGTTTGATAAAATTATAACCAACCCTCCAATAAGAGCTGGGAAGGAAGTCCTTCACAGAATTGTTAAAGAAGGCAAGGAGATGTTAAAGGATAGAGGAGAGCTTTGGGTAGTTATACAGACAAAACAAGGAGCTAAATCATTAGCAAAATTTATGGAAGAAGTCTTTGGAAATGTTGAAACAGTTACTATAAAAGGAGGTTATAGAGTTTTAAAATCTGTAAAGAATTTAAAGTAA
- a CDS encoding radical SAM protein: MVILDLSKYRMITDVKNIGNTLILEINKIYEVKVDIPYNEVEIENSIIKINAHPKRAENIKVGILNLISYSIANNLKSKITKRRTIYINEPIPLIGHTAFGLIERGRNIIQVRGHCGCNLNCIFCSVDEGEFSKTRKNDYYVNLEYLIENYKKIVEFKENKFIEAHLDGQGEPSLYYPLVDLVQELSEINKKGNGIVSMQSNGTTLTYKLIDELEEAGLHRINLSINALDENMAKMLSGRRDYKIEKILDIAEYIKNSKIHLLIAPLLLPNINDEEFKRVIDYAVELDKKIPQNIINPITGKKDPILGCQLCRVYQFGRRPKKMKVWDFEKFYNLLRKYELEYAKKGINVKLILTPKDFGTHRRKRLPYPFKVGEVIKANVVLDGRIKGEVLGVSKDRVIQIINVKNEQSLIGRNVKVRILRNKDNIIVGELV; encoded by the coding sequence ATGGTAATTTTAGATCTATCAAAATATAGGATGATTACTGATGTTAAAAACATTGGAAATACTTTAATTTTAGAAATCAATAAAATTTATGAAGTTAAAGTTGATATTCCCTACAATGAGGTTGAAATTGAAAATTCAATAATAAAAATTAACGCCCATCCAAAAAGAGCAGAGAATATAAAAGTTGGAATTTTAAACTTAATCTCTTACAGTATTGCCAATAATTTGAAGAGTAAGATAACAAAAAGGAGAACTATATATATAAATGAGCCAATCCCTTTGATTGGGCATACTGCCTTTGGATTGATTGAGAGAGGAAGAAATATAATACAGGTTAGAGGACATTGTGGTTGTAATTTAAACTGCATATTTTGTTCTGTTGATGAAGGAGAGTTTTCAAAAACCAGAAAAAATGATTATTATGTAAATTTAGAGTATTTAATTGAAAATTATAAAAAAATAGTTGAATTTAAAGAAAATAAATTTATTGAGGCTCATTTAGATGGGCAGGGAGAACCTTCTTTATATTATCCCTTAGTCGATTTAGTTCAGGAGTTATCTGAGATTAACAAAAAAGGTAATGGAATAGTTTCAATGCAAAGTAATGGAACTACATTAACTTATAAATTAATAGATGAATTAGAAGAGGCAGGATTGCATAGAATAAACTTGTCTATAAATGCTTTAGATGAAAATATGGCAAAAATGCTCTCTGGTAGGAGAGATTATAAAATAGAAAAAATTTTAGACATTGCAGAGTATATAAAAAATTCTAAAATTCATTTATTAATTGCTCCTCTTTTGTTGCCAAACATAAACGATGAAGAATTTAAAAGAGTTATTGACTATGCTGTTGAATTAGACAAAAAAATTCCTCAAAATATTATAAATCCAATAACTGGAAAAAAAGACCCTATTTTAGGTTGCCAGTTATGTAGAGTTTATCAATTTGGTAGAAGACCAAAAAAAATGAAAGTTTGGGATTTTGAGAAGTTTTATAATTTGTTAAGAAAGTATGAGTTAGAATATGCAAAAAAGGGGATTAATGTAAAATTAATATTAACTCCAAAAGATTTTGGAACTCACAGAAGGAAAAGACTGCCATATCCTTTTAAAGTAGGAGAAGTTATTAAAGCTAATGTAGTTTTAGACGGAAGAATTAAAGGAGAAGTTTTGGGAGTATCTAAAGATAGAGTAATTCAAATAATTAATGTAAAAAATGAACAAAGTCTGATTGGGAGGAATGTTAAAGTGAGAATTTTGAGAAATAAAGACAATATAATTGTAGGTGAGTTAGTTTAA
- the argF gene encoding ornithine carbamoyltransferase, with protein sequence MHLLDLDCLSREDVLKIIDYGIYFKKNRRKHEKVLDGKSVAILFEKPSTRTRMSFDIAVYELGGHPLIMNQNEIHLGKKESIKDTARVMSRYVDAIVARVYRHRDLEEMAKYSSVPVINALSDLAHPCQILADLMTIKEYKGKFKGLKIAYLGDGNNVCNSLILGSALVGMDIYVGTPKGYEPNAQVVLKAKEIIEEYGEGSLTLTNDPIDAAKDADILYTDVWVSMGDEKNKEEVLKVFPPFQINNKLLEYAKDDVIVMHCLPANRGLEITDDVIDGEHSVVYDEAENRLHVQKGVFKFIFKA encoded by the coding sequence ATGCATCTTTTGGACTTAGATTGTTTGAGTAGGGAGGATGTATTGAAAATTATTGACTATGGAATATATTTTAAAAAAAATAGAAGAAAACACGAAAAAGTTTTAGATGGTAAGAGTGTGGCAATATTATTTGAAAAACCCTCAACAAGAACAAGAATGAGTTTTGATATTGCTGTTTATGAGTTAGGAGGTCATCCTTTAATAATGAATCAAAATGAGATACATTTAGGAAAGAAGGAGTCAATAAAAGATACAGCAAGGGTTATGAGTAGATATGTAGATGCAATTGTGGCAAGAGTTTATAGGCATAGAGATTTAGAGGAGATGGCTAAGTATTCGTCAGTTCCAGTAATAAATGCACTAAGTGATCTGGCTCATCCTTGTCAGATATTGGCTGATTTAATGACAATAAAAGAATATAAGGGAAAATTTAAAGGATTAAAAATTGCTTACTTAGGAGATGGAAATAATGTATGTAATTCTTTAATTTTAGGTTCTGCCTTAGTAGGAATGGATATATATGTGGGAACACCAAAAGGTTATGAGCCTAATGCCCAAGTAGTATTAAAGGCAAAAGAAATTATTGAAGAGTACGGAGAAGGTTCTTTAACTTTAACTAACGATCCAATAGATGCCGCAAAAGATGCTGATATACTATATACTGATGTTTGGGTAAGTATGGGTGATGAGAAAAATAAAGAGGAAGTTTTAAAAGTATTTCCTCCATTCCAAATAAATAATAAATTATTAGAGTATGCCAAAGATGATGTAATCGTTATGCACTGTCTTCCAGCAAATAGAGGACTTGAAATAACTGACGATGTAATTGATGGAGAACATTCAGTTGTCTATGATGAGGCAGAAAATAGATTACATGTTCAAAAAGGAGTATTTAAATTTATATTTAAAGCATAG
- the recJ gene encoding single-stranded-DNA-specific exonuclease RecJ, with amino-acid sequence MKDWIELKKGTKVLEQNKNNKILIITHIDTDGLTSRVILQKLSERLQLDADFMFLKQITLETIDTIPFKDYELVIFADLGSGQLKMITEKIEEINYKKNIIILDHHQPEEVKIPKNIIHINPITIGKSGGEICGAGVSYLFAKTINNNWIDLAKYAVLGAVGDIQNIEGKLTGLNKIILADAIFAGDIKKYMDLQFYGRQTRPLFVSMRYWSDIRTDLLNNDSRVIKYIHYINKKYDINIDPTIRLAEIPFEYKKIIGNELLIKCLNYVPNHWAPYVPKVIFGEVYEFKSEEFGSPLRDLEEFSTCINACSRYGDYETALNVLMGDRGKYYSRMLSNLRKHRNNLREALEHVKNEVEIVKKDKFQYFETDKIMPNIVGIVAGMSYSIEEVDWMKPIFAITEDDNGYKVSARCPRLLCFADNVNLAKAIKYASEKVDGSGGGHKFASGAYIPNNKKEFIRYIDIALNNL; translated from the coding sequence ATGAAAGATTGGATTGAATTAAAGAAAGGAACTAAAGTATTAGAACAAAACAAAAACAACAAAATATTGATAATTACTCACATAGATACAGATGGACTTACATCAAGGGTTATTTTACAAAAACTATCTGAAAGATTGCAGTTAGATGCTGATTTTATGTTTTTAAAGCAAATAACATTAGAAACTATCGATACTATTCCATTTAAAGATTATGAGTTAGTAATTTTTGCTGATTTGGGAAGTGGACAGTTAAAAATGATTACTGAGAAAATTGAAGAGATAAATTACAAAAAAAATATTATAATATTAGACCATCACCAACCTGAAGAAGTTAAGATTCCTAAGAATATTATACATATAAATCCAATAACTATAGGAAAGAGTGGGGGAGAAATTTGCGGGGCGGGAGTTTCATATTTATTTGCAAAAACTATTAACAACAACTGGATTGATTTGGCTAAATATGCAGTTTTAGGGGCTGTTGGAGATATACAAAACATTGAAGGTAAATTAACTGGGTTAAATAAAATTATATTGGCAGATGCTATATTTGCTGGAGATATTAAAAAATATATGGATTTACAATTTTATGGTAGGCAAACTCGTCCTCTATTTGTTTCTATGAGATATTGGAGCGATATTAGGACTGATTTATTAAATAATGACTCAAGAGTTATCAAATACATTCACTATATAAATAAAAAATACGACATAAATATAGATCCAACGATAAGATTGGCTGAAATACCTTTTGAATACAAAAAAATTATTGGAAATGAACTTTTAATTAAATGTTTAAACTATGTTCCAAATCACTGGGCTCCATATGTTCCAAAAGTTATATTTGGAGAGGTTTATGAATTTAAATCTGAAGAATTTGGCTCTCCATTAAGAGACTTAGAGGAATTCTCAACATGCATAAATGCTTGCTCAAGATATGGTGATTATGAAACTGCCTTAAATGTCTTAATGGGAGATAGAGGAAAATATTATAGTAGAATGCTTTCAAATTTGAGAAAACATAGGAATAATTTAAGAGAGGCATTAGAACATGTAAAGAATGAAGTTGAAATAGTTAAAAAAGATAAATTTCAATACTTTGAAACTGATAAGATTATGCCAAATATTGTTGGAATTGTTGCTGGAATGAGCTATTCTATTGAAGAAGTAGATTGGATGAAGCCAATATTTGCTATAACAGAGGATGATAACGGCTATAAGGTCTCTGCAAGATGTCCAAGACTTTTATGTTTTGCAGATAATGTAAATTTAGCTAAAGCAATAAAATACGCTTCTGAAAAAGTTGACGGTAGTGGAGGAGGGCATAAATTTGCCTCTGGTGCATACATCCCCAATAACAAAAAAGAATTTATAAGATATATTGATATAGCTTTAAACAATTTATAA
- a CDS encoding metal-sulfur cluster assembly factor has translation MVTKEDVIMALKTVADPHMGISIVDMGLVRDLEVDEEGNVKFKLIPTNPACMSVMAMAFQAKDAVKSLEGVKNVDVIVEGHIMEKEINEMLKEDKK, from the coding sequence ATGGTTACTAAAGAAGATGTTATAATGGCTCTAAAAACAGTTGCAGACCCACACATGGGAATAAGTATTGTAGATATGGGCTTAGTTAGAGATTTAGAAGTTGATGAAGAAGGAAATGTTAAATTTAAATTAATTCCAACTAATCCTGCCTGTATGAGTGTTATGGCAATGGCATTTCAAGCAAAAGATGCTGTTAAATCCTTAGAAGGAGTTAAAAATGTTGATGTTATAGTAGAAGGGCACATTATGGAAAAAGAGATTAATGAAATGTTAAAAGAAGATAAAAAGTAA